The Rhipicephalus sanguineus isolate Rsan-2018 chromosome 4, BIME_Rsan_1.4, whole genome shotgun sequence DNA window TAAACACGATCAACGGAAGAAAGAAGCAGAGGCGAAACACCAGCGCCGgcagttagacgcaccgcgctcggagcagcacaCAGTAGAAAAGCAGTAGAAACGAGGCCATAGGACCGATAATAGATAATCGcgaaacaaatcagataatcgcAAGAAAAGTACAGAGAAGGATATAAAATATTGTCtcggggtcgtgacgtcggcgtaggcagcagtcggcgtgtcgtagatgaaactatttggccgaacttgtgggaaacggaaagtcaaactacaccaATACACACTGTTGATGGTGATTGCCGACCGGCTGGGACAAGACGAAAAGCAGAGAAGAAGGAGGACGTAGGGCCGAGGAGTGGAATAAAGAGATagaatgcttggtctagggctcgggtctTAATTACGCGTCattctttctggtgccgaaaTCCCCCGGTCATCGCCCTTCCAAGACTTCTAGCTTCGATGGCATCAGTGGAGCGGCTGCGCAAGAACCATGGCGTCGTCAGGGCCAGCGTCACGCGAACACTTACGCTCCTGACCGACGAACTGCAAGCCTCCGTTGCCGATGCCGCTCAAGTGGAATCTCACATTGCCTACCTGATTCAAAAGAACGCCGAGCTCGTCAACCTCAACAAGGACATCTTCGACGCCACTGACGACGACGCTTACGAGGAAGAACTCGAGGCCGCGGAAGATTACGACCGAAAGGTGTGTTACGCCGTGTCCCGAGCGCGGTTCTTTCTTCGAGAGGCTGCAAACAAAGCGACGGCAACGAGTACTTCAACGCCGGAGGCTACATTACCGAACGTCGACGCCGGTGGTGCCAGCACCACAGCAAACAACGAGGTCGGTGACCCTTCACGTCGAGTAACAGAGATGACTCCCAGTCCAGGAATCGTGCCGCGTCATCGCACAGTGGTCCTGCCAAAGCTACAGATCCCTACGTCTTCCGGCGCGCTTCGCGATTGGCAGTCCTTCTGGGACCACTTCAGCGCCACGATACATCTCAACGACGAACTTCTGCAGATCGAGAAGTTCAAGTACCTGCTCTCATATTTCACTGGTGCAGCCAAGAGAGCAATCGAAGGTATTCGCCTGACCGAAGATAATTATAGCATCGCCATCAAGACTTTGACGCAGCGGTTTGGTCGACGCGACTTGCTCATCAACGAGCACGTTGACCACCTCCTCGCCTTGGCACCAGTCAAGTCTTCGGCAGAGGTTGAAAAACTTCGACTGCTCTTCGACAAAGTCCAGTTTCGGGTCTCCGCATTGACCGGTTTGGGCGTGTCACCTGACCAGTACAACGTTGTCCTCAACCGCGTCCTAATGAAGTGCCTGCCTGACGACCTCGCCATACTCTATCGCCAGAAGGCGAAGGAAGCGCCGCAGGATACATCCGGTGTCGCGACACCTGAAGAGAgagctcgataggctgcagaaacGCTACGTTTTCTGCGCATCCAAGTTGAGATAGGAGAAGAAGGTAGACCAGGACGAACGGCGTCAGCTTCCTCGCATTTGATACCTGAAGAGGACGTCCAATCTCTGCCAGCACCACTGCGGCATCTGCCAACGGCGTCCGCACTCGCTGCCGAGTCTGTTGCAGTTACGGAAGAAGCGTGCCCCTTATGCAACAGTTGTCATCACACCATCGCGGAATGCAACATCAAACTCTCAGCGGATGAAAAAAGGGCTCGCTTGCGCAGTGCTCGATGCTGCTACCGTTGCGGCAGGACCAACCACATGGCTCGCTTTTGTCGGCGTGCGCTCAGCATCATGTGTAGCAAGTGCCATCGTCGACATCTGACCATCCTCTGTAAGTTGTTTCAGTCAGCTGCACCAACCCGTGCAAACGTGACCACAGTTGATCAGGATGAGCCATGTATCGCCGGGCGAAGCACGAACACGCCTCCAGTGACATCTGCCTCAAACGCCCTGAGCGGAGTCATCGCAGTCCTTCTCCAGACAGGACAAGTGTGGATTGAGAGCGAGTCACGAAGGCGTCTCGTACGCATTCTTCTCGACAGCGGCAGTCAGCGCACATTTATTCGAGCGGATCTCTCAAAGGACCTCAGATGCCAGGTTATTGGAAACGAAGAACTTTCTTTGGTTACGTTCGGCCACTCGAAGCCCTGCGAAGCAATGCGCAGTCGACGGGTAGTTCTGACTTTTTGAGGCCAACGTAGGGACACAGCGGTAACCGTGGAGGCCTTGGAGGTCCCTGAAGTGTGTACGGTCACAAGCCCGCCGATCAACAGTACAGTCTTGGAGCTTCTGTGCGAGAAAAACTATGACGTTGCAGACAACTTTCATTCCGACACATGGCGCTCCCAGGAAATCAGCGTGTTACTTGGTTCCGATGTTTACTGGAAGGTACTAACTGGAAGGATCGATCACTTGACCATTGATCTGACGGCCGTGGAAACAAAGTTTGGATGGACCATTCAGGGAACAATGGAAGTTGCAGGAAGCTCACCTACGAGCGCTCTCTTCCTGAACTGCAGCCCGACTTCCCTTCCTAACTGCGATCCTTCTGCGATGTGGCGTCTCGACGTCATCGGAATCAAAGAACCTACTGAAGAAAAGGACACGGCTCCGCCAGAACTTGAGGCATTTGAAGAGAGCATCATCAGGTTAGATGGGCGCTACTAGGTGCCGCTGATGTTGAAACATCCAGGGATACCTTCAGGCAGCGACAATCGAAGGTTAGCTTAGCGCCGTCTGCAGGCCCAAATAAACAGGTTCAAACAGCAGCCCGAACTCCTGAAGCAGTATGACACGGCAGTCAGAGCGTATTTTAACGAGCAGCACGCAGAGCGAGTTGAAGAAGAACTACTGCCCAGGGAAAATGTATATTATATGCCCCATCACGCAGTTATTCGCCGAGATGCGATCACCACAAAACTTCGGGTTGTGTTTGACACTTCCTCGTACGCACATGGACATCCCTGTCTGAATGATGTCCTGTTCAAGGGTACGAAGCTCGGAGTTGACATTGTGCATCTGCTCCTCACCTTGCGAGGTCACCCAGTGGTCCTCATTGCGGATATCAAAAAGGCATACTTGCAGATGCTCATTCGCCCGAAAGACCGCGACGTACTGCGATTCCTCTGGATTGATCGGTTGCCCTCGGATGCTGATACATCTCCACCAGTGGTGACGTGGAGTATGCCACGGGTCCCGTTCGGAGCGTCATTCCGTACATTTTTGCTAGCAGCTACCATTCGGCATCACCTAGCGGGTTGTCGAGAACGATATCCGGAGACCGTAGCATCACTAGGGAAAGCCTTTTACGTCGATGACCTCATCGTGGGGCTTCCGAAAGTGGATAAAGCTGTAATCGTCTAGAGTGAAGCGCGCAAGATATTCTCTGAAGCAAGCATGGAACTGCGCCAAGTGGGCTTCAAATTCACATGCTTTGAAGAAAGGCTTCCTAAGAGACAGGGTTGCGTTTGAAGACGAAGCCGGAGAGAGTACCCGGATCAAGGTCCTAGGTGTACCTTGGGAACGTGATGGCGACAGAATTATCCTCACGGTGCGCGAAGCGTCTGACTACGCCGCGAACAAGCCTTCTACCAAACGAATTGTACTCCAGACGTTAGCAAGAGTGTACGATCCGTTGGGTTATCTAGCTCCATTCTCGCTCAGAGCAAAGCTACTGTTTCAAGACCTGTGGAAGAAGAAATGCGCACGGGACGATGCCCTTCCGCAAGAAGAACAAGCAAGCTGGAACAGTTGGCGCGCTGAATTGGCCAGCATGAATCCCTACGCCGTTGACCGTTACGTACTCCTTCGAGCGGCTGATGGAACAATTTCAATCGAGCGACACGTGTTCTGCGACGCAAGCCCCAGAGCATATGGGACCTGCATCTACGTACGGGCGTGCTCAACAAACGGCGCCAGCAACTCGCAGCTCCTCATAAGCAAGAGCCGTGTTGCACCCAAGGAGGTAAAAAAaattaacctccttggttgcacCACTAAAACAGATTTCGCTGCCGCGTCTAGAGCTATTAGCCTGCGTCGTCGGCGCAACGTTGTGTGCATACATCAAGACTGTGACGTTGCTAAGCGCTGTTCCAGCTCATTTTTGGACCGACTCACTCGTCGCACTGAATTGGTTTCGGAATACGCTGACCAAAAGAGAGCTGTTCGTACGTCATCGAGTGCCCGAGATTCATATCCTGACATCACCAACGCAGTGGCATCACTGTGCCGGAAAAGACAACCCAGCTGACATGGTTACACGAGGGGTGTCTTCACCTCATCTTTTTGCGTCAACACTGTGGTGGCATGGTCCGACCTGGCTACATAATCCCGAAAACCCAGTTCCGACTGAGTACACTGAATTGGGAGAACGATTTGAAGACTTCGTAGAGAGGCCAGAAGCGCCAGTGTGTCCTTCTGCAGTGTTCATTTCAAACACTATAGTACCCGTTAGCAGCTACAGCACCCTGAACAGACTGTTAAGAGTCACTGGTTGGGTCTACCGCTGTGCTGGAAATGCGTTGCCGAAGCAATGTTCCACTGCTGGACCGTTGGCAGCAGCAGAGCTTCACAAGGCGGAACACTACTGGTTGCAAAACGTCCAAGAAGAGATGTTCTCCGAGGAGGTGCAAGCCCCGCGAGCAGGAAAAGGACAACTAGATACAAGCCCAGTTCTTCGGTTGCATCCTTTCCTAGACGCAAGTAGGCTACTTCGGGTAGGCGGCCGTCTCCAGAAGCTAGCAGCCTCTTTGGACGTCAAATACCCAGTGCTTTTACCAGCAAGGCACGCATTCACCCAGCCCATTATTTCAGCGGCGCATGAGCGCGTCTTTCATAGCGGAGTAGACGCCACGCTTTGCGAGCTTCGAGAGCGGTTTTGGATTGTGAAAGCACGACAGACCGCGAAAGGGCGATAAGCAATTGTTTGTCGTGTAAACGCCACAAGCCTGTCGCGGAGACAGTGCCATTTGCTCCGCTGCCACGAGACAGAATCACTGAAGCAAGTCCGTTCTCTGTCGTTGGTTTGGATTTCTGCGGGCCCCTCTACACGCGTGACACGGCTGCTACTAGCAAAAGGGCATACATATTGATGTTCTCGTGTGCTGTTACTCGAGCCATTCATTTGGAATTCCGGAATGCCCATCTTTCGCTCCATGACGGTATACtcgaaatagaagacaactgaagtGAAAATATTGAGcgccgatctattccttgaagaaaaaGTCACCAGAAGCGGCGGGGCATAAAAGCATCTAAAAAgaagctcagaaaaaaaaaagaagagctgaagcatttctTGACGGCCTTGAATAgatgtcaagaacaagaaaagGCGGCCGATAGTCCAAAATTACGCGCCTGTTGCGTGGAAGGACAACTCGCTCTGCAAGTCTAGTCATCGACATTACGCTCCTGCAACCAagggatggtgttaattttgtcgcaaaatattgctatatctcACATTCGCCGCAATTTAGACTTCTTTTGCATAGCCAGTTCGAGCCCAAGTGAAATGTTTCTATCTAAGAGCCACATTCAAATTTTACTCCcaaataccgacgatagtgggccatatacagggtgtcccaacaaAAGAGGAAAGGCGTTGCGCGAAGCAGACCCAGCTCATAGTGTTCCCAGTAGACTGAAGTAGACACGACTAATTTTCTTGTTAGTGGGGTCTGAATAATTAGTCATAAATATATTTATAGCTCGACAAGTACTCATGTAAATCTGCAAATGTTattgaggcatatgtaggcatgttaaaATCATTGACATCTAGCTGCAtaattttcaacaacgtactaataacgtgctcattttttccggctgataaaggaaacacgcgaaatatgaaaaaataacATATGCCACTACGCTCCCGCCGCaaaggaagcagcgccctcaagataagcttactgcaaacaaccgcatGGCGtgttgtccgttgccagagaAAACATTTcacattttggcaagggtacagtaCGGGCGCCTACAATATGCGTCAAAATTTTGCTGGGATTCGTTCCGCTGATTAAGGgtgtaacagcgcgaacacacacccacaagagagacgacacggacacaaaagcgctgacacggacacaaaagcggacacacagcgcttttgtgtccgtgtcgtctctcttgtgggtgtgtatTCGCGCTattacccccttaatctacaatatgaaccaacccgcccaagaagaagtattaatgAAATTCGTTCCGTTGGATAGTACGCCACTACAATAGTACGGTTGACTGTTCTCTTTCGTAACGCAGCCCGAGCGCTGTTCTGTTTACGGACTGActacctcacagtgagcctgtttgacGGCGCTGGTTCCTGATGCGCGCAGCGGCCCAGTCACGGGTCACCTATCATATTTCGCGGGCATTCTTTATCAGCCGCAAAAAAATGAGCGCGAAATTAGCCCGTTTTCGAAGCTAGcacagttagatgtcctttgaacatgcctacgtaTTCCCCATTgatat harbors:
- the LOC119391836 gene encoding uncharacterized protein LOC119391836, which gives rise to MASVERLRKNHGVVRASVTRTLTLLTDELQASVADAAQVESHIAYLIQKNAELVNLNKDIFDATDDDAYEEELEAAEDYDRKVCYAVSRARFFLREAANKATATSTSTPEATLPNVDAGGASTTANNEVGDPSRRVTEMTPSPGIVPRHRTVVLPKLQIPTSSGALRDWQSFWDHFSATIHLNDELLQIEKFKYLLSYFTGAAKRAIEGIRLTEDNYSIAIKTLTQRFGRRDLLINEHVDHLLALAPVKSSAEVEKLRLLFDKVQFRVSALTGLGVSPDQYNVVLNRVLMKCLPDDLAILYRQKAKEAPQDTSGVATPEERAR